The genomic stretch CGGCCGCCGCAAGGGCTACCGAGGTGAGATCGCCGACCACTATGTCCTTACGGGCGAGCGAGGATATGACGAGCGCGGGTATGGTGACGTAGAGCAGGACTTCCATTATGGAGTCGAGCTCTATCTTTTTGAAGCTCGCGAAGAGGTAGCCTATCGCTATTATCGAGAAGACGGGGAATATTACGGAGAGGACTTCCACCGCTTGAGGCATTATCAGGCCGGTTCCAGCTCTAAAAGGGTCTCGTCCGGGTTGACCGCATCGCCTACCTTAACGAGGATACTCTTAACGGTGCCGCCGAGCGGGGCGTGCACCTCGTTTTCCATCTTCATCGCCTCGACCGTAAGTACCGTGTCGCCTTCGGAGACCTCGTCCCCCACGGCCACCTTTATGGAGGTGACCTTTCCGGGCACCGGGGTCGTTACGTCCCCTTCACTACGTGCCTTCGGCCTTACCGAATGGGTTGTCGCCTCTTCCGTTATCTCTCCGGCGGTGGTGGGGATTATCTCCGCTAGAGACTCGATCATGACCTCTTCCAGCCGGTTGTCGATTTTGAGGAAGAACGGCCTCTTCCCTTCCACCTTGTGTCCCGCGCCGGCGACCTTTATCCTGTAGCTCTCGCCGTGGACCGTGACTATGAACTCGCTCGGGGCGAGGATGGCCGGAAGCGCCCCGGCGTGCGCGGCCTCGGGCTCCTCCAGCGGCTCGGGCTCGAGCTTGCCCGCGGCCCTCTGCTCGAAGAATTCGGTCGCCACCATCGGGAAGAGCGCGTAGGTGAGTATATCCTCGACCGACTTTGCCTTTCCGCCGATCTCCCGGGTGACCTTGTCGAGCTCGGGTTCGAGGAGGTCTGCGGGCCGGCACGTTATGGGCTTATCGTCCCCTATGGCCTTCTTCCTCGCCTTCGGGTCCACCTTGCCGGGCGGGGTGCCGTAGAGCCCCTTGAAGTAGCTCTTCGTCTCGCTCGTTATCACCTTGTAGCGCTCGCCCGTGAGGACGTTCAGCGTGGCCTGCGTGCCGACGACCTGGCTCGACGGGGTCACCAGAGGCGGGTAGCCCATCTCCTTCCTTACCCTCGGTATCTCGTCGAGCACGTCTTCCATCCTGTCCAGCGCGTTCTGTTCTTTAAGCTGGTGGGCGAGGTTGGATATCATCCCGCCCGGCACCTGCACCACGAGTGTCTTGGTGTTTACGCCCGCGTAGGTGGTCTCGAAGCGCTTGTACTTCTTCCTTATGGTCTTAAAATATTCCGCGACCTCCGAGAGCAGAGAGAGGTCCAGGCCTGTATCGAAGGGCGTACCCTGCAGGGCCACCACGAGGCTTTCGGTGGGGGGCTGGGAGGTGCCCGAGGCGAGGCTCGATATGGCCGTGTCCACTATGGAGGCCCCGGCCTCTATGGACTTAAGGTACGTCATCGAGGCAAGGCCCGAAGAGTAGTGCGAGTGCATGTGTATAGGCAGCCGGACCTTCTTCTTTAGTTTGGTGATGAGGTCGACGGCGGCCGGGGGGGTGAGAAGCCCGGCCATGTCCTTTATGCAGATGGTGTCCGCCCCGAGTTTTTCTAGTTTTTTGGCCATATCCACGAACCCCTCGTTCGTATGGACCGGGCTCGTCGTGTAGCATATGGAGGCCTCGACGTGGGCCTTGTTCTTCTTTACCGCCCGTATGGCCGTTTCGACGTTCCTTATGTCGTTAAGCGCGTCGAATATACGGAAGACGTCCATGCCGTTCTCCACGGCCTTCTCGACGAACTTTTCCACCACGTCGTCGGCGTAGTGGCGGTAGCCGACGAGGTTCTGCCCCCTCAGGAGCATCTGGAGCCGGGTATTGGGGAGCGCCTTCCTGAGCTTCCGGAGCCTCTCCCAGGGGTCCTCCCGGAGGAACCGGAGGCAGGTGTCGAAGGTGGCCCCGCCCCACACCTCGAGGCTCCAGTAGCCGATCCTGTCGAGTGTCTTGCACGCATCGAGCATGTCCTCTGTCCTCATGCGCGTGGCGAGGAGTGACTGGTGCGCGTCCCTCAGGACCGTATCGGTTATGAACGTCCCGGGTGCCGTTTTTTTCCCGGCGGCTTTTTTCTTTACGGCCGGTTTTGTATTTTTCTTTTTTATAGGCATATTTTCCTTAAACCCCCTGAATTCCCTCAAAAGCCGTGGTGGGCGGCTATGGCCGCCGATATGGCGGCCACGAGGTCCGTTGGCTCTCCGTATTCGTAGTATTCCATAAGTTCGGGCTTCCTGTCTATGTAGCCCGTGTCGAACCTGCCGTTCTTGAAGTCCTCGTCGTTCATTATGTTACTGAGGAACGGTATCGTGGTCTTAAGCCCCCGTATTACGAACTCATCGAGCGAGCGGTTCATCCTCTTGACGGTCTCTTCCCACGTGCCGCCCGTGACGATGAGCTTTACTATCATGGAGTCGTAGCAGTCGGGCACGACGTAGTCCTTGTATATGGCGCCGTCTATCCTGACCCCTATACCTCCGGGCGAGTAGTAGGCCGTTACCCTGCCGGAGTTGGGCATGAAGTTCGCCTTCGGGTCCTCGGCGCATATGCGGCACTCCATGGCGTAGCCGAGTATCTTTACGTCCTCCTGCGCGAGCCCGAGCGGCTTGCCGGCCGCTATCTCGATCTGTTTCTTGACGAGGTCTATGCCCGTTACCTCCTCGGTCACCGGGTGCTCGACCTGTATCCTGGTGTTCATCTCGATGAAGTAGAAGTTCCTGTCCTTATCGACCAGGAACTCTATCGTTCCGGCGTTGGTGTAGCCGACGGCCTTTGCCGCCTTTATTGCGGTCTCGCCCATCCTGGCCCGGAGCTCTTCGTCGAGCAGGAGCGAGGGGGCTATCTCGATCAGCTTCTGGTGGCGCCGCTGGATGCTGCAGTCCCTCTCGCCAAGGTGGATGGTGTTGCCCATGTTGTCGGCGAGTATCTGGAACTCTATATGGTGCGGCTCCTCCAGGTATTTTTCCAGGAAGACGTCCGAGAGTCCGAAGGCGGCCCCGGCCTCCTTCCTGGCGGTCTCGACGGCGCCGAGGAGCTCACTCCGGTCCCTGGCTATCCTGAGCCCCCTTCCTCCCCCTCCGCCCGAGGCCTTGACCATCACCGGGTAGCCTATCCGGTCGGCCCACTCAAGGGCCTCGTCCGGGTCTTCGATAGCGTTCTCCGTCCCCGGCACTACCGGGACGCCGGCCTTTTGCATCATCTCCCGGGCCCTTATCTTGTCCCCCATGTCGGCTATGGTCTTACTCGACGGGCCTATGAAGGTGATACTACTCCGCTCGCACAGCAGAGGCAGCTTCGGGTTTTCCGAGAGAAAGCCGTAGCCGGGGTGTATGGCGTCCACGCCCACCTTTACCGCGAGGTCCACTATGCGGTGGCGGTTCAGATAGCCCTCGATCGGGCCCGGCCCCACCATGTACGCCTCGTCCGCCTTCTTAACGTAAAGGCTCGTGGCGTCCTCTTCGGAATAGATGGCCACGGTCGGGATGTCGAGCTCCCGGCAGGCACGGATTATCCGTGAGGCTATCTCGCCCCTGTTGGCTATGAGCATCTTCTTAAACATACGAACCTTTTTCCCCTGTATTTTGTTCAAAACAGACCTTCTATTTAGCCAAGATGGTGGTCATATGTCAAGCAAATTACGGGTTGTGGCAGGGCGCAATGCTGTTGCAACGGGAGGGGAGATGTGGTAGCCTGTTTGGGAGAAACCGTAAACTTTTCAGATGGTTCCGCTCTTTAAATTATCCGGTTTCGGCCTGATTTAGGCCCTAATATAAGGGGGTAAGGCGTGAAGAAGCTGATACTGATAGCCCTGTTATTATTTGCCGGGTTTAAGCTCTATACCCACTTCTATCCGGCACAGGCCGAGTCTGCTCCGGCCCTCTCCTCCTGGGACGAATATTCGTGGTTCAACGACGCGGGGGGTTACGAGAGGGCGCTTGCCGAGCACGAGAAGACCGGGAAGTCCATGCTCGTTTACTTCTACGTGGACTGGTGCGGCTACTGCAAGAGTTTCAACGAGAACACGCTGCCCACCCCGGAGGTGGCCGCCTACTTGAAGGGGCTCCTGAAGGTGCGCATAAATCCGGAGCACGGTCATTACGAGGAGGAGCTCGCCGACGCCTACCGTATTCCGGGGTACCCGGGTATATATATCGTATCGAAGGAGAACGGGGTCAAGCAGATATACAGCTTTTCCGACCCCTCCAAGTTCGTCTCCGACTCCAGGAGTGCCGAGGGCAAGGGGGGGATCGTGGAAGGCCTTATGGACTCGTTAAATCTTTGACCGCCTCCTGAGCTCCAGCGTAACGTACCTCTTCGCCTCCTTGATGGCCTTTTTTACCCCTCGGCCCCTGGCGAGCTTCGCGGCAACGGCCGCCGACAGCATGCAGCCCGTGCCGTGGGTGTCGGCACCCTTTATCCGTGGGGCTTCGCAGCGGGTAAACCCCTTTCCGTCGTAGAGGACGTCGATAGGACTGCCCTTCAGGTGGCCGCCCGTTACGAGTACGCATGCCGGGCCGAGCCCGTGGATCCTTTCGGCCGCCTCTTCCATCGACTTAACGCCCGTTACCTTTATGCCCGAAAGCACGGCCGCCTCGTCGAGGTTGGGCGTTACCACCCTTACGAGGGGCAGGAGTTTTTTCAGGGCGGTTATGCCGGGACGGAGCGGGGTCAGGAGCGGCCGGCCGACCCGGCCACTTTGCCCCCGCCCGGGCGAGGCCCGGAAGACCGGGTCGAGTACGACGTTCTTCAGTCCGTGCCTCTTTATGAGCCGCGTAACCGCCGCCACTACTTCGGGGTTCGCGAGCATCCCGAGTTTTACGGCGTCCACGTCGAACTCTTCGAGCAGCACGTCTACCTGCCTCGCGAGGATGCGCGGGGCGACCGGCTCAACGGCCTTTACGCTCTTTCCGTTTTGGGCGGTCAGGGCGGTTACGGCCGAGAGCCCCCGCACCTTGAAGTCGCGGAAGGTCCGGAGGTCGCGCTGTATTCCCGCGCCCCCGGAAGGGTCGGAGCCGGCTATGGTAAGGGCGGTCTTCATCCGGTTATGGGGCTGTTATCTGAAGAAATAGAATATCGCGGTCTGCGTGAGCCCGATCAGGAAGCCCATTATCCCGCCTATCCATTCTATGTGGCGCAGCTCGTTTGAGATAAACGCGGTCAAGAGGTCCTCGAACCTTTTCAGGTCCATGTCGTCGATCCTCGTTACGAGGAGTTCCTGGACGTCCACCCCCTCGCCAAGCTTTTGGGCGAAGCCTTCCTTGTTCTTGTCTATGTGGCGGAGTATTTCGCGGGTGAGGAGGTACTTTATGTGGTAGGTGAGGTTTTCCGATACGAGCCCGACGAGGGGGATTTTTTTTATACTCCGGGCGGCGAACCTGTGCTCCACCACCTCCTCGACCGTCTTCTCCACCTCGTCCTTCCAGTCGATCGTGTTGAGCGTGGCGGCGATGTCTTTGGAGGAGAGGAGATCCTTCTCGATGGTCTGCGCCATGCTCCTGGCGATGTCTTTCCTTCTCTTGGGGATGAGCCCCTGGAGCTTGAAACCCAGGATGGAGATGGGCAGATGGGGCCGGAAGAGGAGCTTTATAGCCACGTAGTTGGTGAGCCAGCCTATGGCGGCGCCCACCAGGGGGGGTAGAAGGTATCTATAGTCCATAGACGGTATGGGGGGGAGGGGGAAGGGTGGGCGGAGCGTTTAGAACCTCTTCTTGCCGAGCTCCTCCTCGAAGTACTGCTTGTAGAGGATGTCCCACTCGCG from Thermodesulfobacteriota bacterium encodes the following:
- a CDS encoding thioredoxin family protein; protein product: MKKLILIALLLFAGFKLYTHFYPAQAESAPALSSWDEYSWFNDAGGYERALAEHEKTGKSMLVYFYVDWCGYCKSFNENTLPTPEVAAYLKGLLKVRINPEHGHYEEELADAYRIPGYPGIYIVSKENGVKQIYSFSDPSKFVSDSRSAEGKGGIVEGLMDSLNL
- the oadA gene encoding sodium-extruding oxaloacetate decarboxylase subunit alpha; translated protein: MRTEDMLDACKTLDRIGYWSLEVWGGATFDTCLRFLREDPWERLRKLRKALPNTRLQMLLRGQNLVGYRHYADDVVEKFVEKAVENGMDVFRIFDALNDIRNVETAIRAVKKNKAHVEASICYTTSPVHTNEGFVDMAKKLEKLGADTICIKDMAGLLTPPAAVDLITKLKKKVRLPIHMHSHYSSGLASMTYLKSIEAGASIVDTAISSLASGTSQPPTESLVVALQGTPFDTGLDLSLLSEVAEYFKTIRKKYKRFETTYAGVNTKTLVVQVPGGMISNLAHQLKEQNALDRMEDVLDEIPRVRKEMGYPPLVTPSSQVVGTQATLNVLTGERYKVITSETKSYFKGLYGTPPGKVDPKARKKAIGDDKPITCRPADLLEPELDKVTREIGGKAKSVEDILTYALFPMVATEFFEQRAAGKLEPEPLEEPEAAHAGALPAILAPSEFIVTVHGESYRIKVAGAGHKVEGKRPFFLKIDNRLEEVMIESLAEIIPTTAGEITEEATTHSVRPKARSEGDVTTPVPGKVTSIKVAVGDEVSEGDTVLTVEAMKMENEVHAPLGGTVKSILVKVGDAVNPDETLLELEPA
- the accC gene encoding acetyl-CoA carboxylase biotin carboxylase subunit; its protein translation is MFKKMLIANRGEIASRIIRACRELDIPTVAIYSEEDATSLYVKKADEAYMVGPGPIEGYLNRHRIVDLAVKVGVDAIHPGYGFLSENPKLPLLCERSSITFIGPSSKTIADMGDKIRAREMMQKAGVPVVPGTENAIEDPDEALEWADRIGYPVMVKASGGGGGRGLRIARDRSELLGAVETARKEAGAAFGLSDVFLEKYLEEPHHIEFQILADNMGNTIHLGERDCSIQRRHQKLIEIAPSLLLDEELRARMGETAIKAAKAVGYTNAGTIEFLVDKDRNFYFIEMNTRIQVEHPVTEEVTGIDLVKKQIEIAAGKPLGLAQEDVKILGYAMECRICAEDPKANFMPNSGRVTAYYSPGGIGVRIDGAIYKDYVVPDCYDSMIVKLIVTGGTWEETVKRMNRSLDEFVIRGLKTTIPFLSNIMNDEDFKNGRFDTGYIDRKPELMEYYEYGEPTDLVAAISAAIAAHHGF
- the thiD gene encoding bifunctional hydroxymethylpyrimidine kinase/phosphomethylpyrimidine kinase, with the protein product MKTALTIAGSDPSGGAGIQRDLRTFRDFKVRGLSAVTALTAQNGKSVKAVEPVAPRILARQVDVLLEEFDVDAVKLGMLANPEVVAAVTRLIKRHGLKNVVLDPVFRASPGRGQSGRVGRPLLTPLRPGITALKKLLPLVRVVTPNLDEAAVLSGIKVTGVKSMEEAAERIHGLGPACVLVTGGHLKGSPIDVLYDGKGFTRCEAPRIKGADTHGTGCMLSAAVAAKLARGRGVKKAIKEAKRYVTLELRRRSKI
- a CDS encoding DUF445 family protein, coding for MDYRYLLPPLVGAAIGWLTNYVAIKLLFRPHLPISILGFKLQGLIPKRRKDIARSMAQTIEKDLLSSKDIAATLNTIDWKDEVEKTVEEVVEHRFAARSIKKIPLVGLVSENLTYHIKYLLTREILRHIDKNKEGFAQKLGEGVDVQELLVTRIDDMDLKRFEDLLTAFISNELRHIEWIGGIMGFLIGLTQTAIFYFFR